The proteins below come from a single Bombyx mori chromosome 19, ASM3026992v2 genomic window:
- the LOC101738516 gene encoding centromere-associated protein E isoform X2, which produces MIPKWKSILIHWINCYFNNANKDETSINLESLINIIAHLRENFSLDESKSSLLEAHTVEQFILEKYPHFKFENGTVEPASESDFYLAASLLLFFVCVNSKQIDIKNVMCNKLSADDQEVILKFSKNLMESSPVLYQDLQAAITDACGQQIIPSTGVPHSIMTETPPALRSLHSEVRRLQVALDAERFDRNYLQDELARTNSKLEKLAKDKEQYKLEIMDLKAQISLCCGQEENAKSSETKADLSTKLAKDLQEMEERLVQIKGELDDVVYERDSFRAKIEELKKDRDKWFGLSQQESTRVSQLSEQLEIEKQHVATLKELVTEFRQHNRLNHFDSSLLECDDPDASMQILQHNSSISSEVCANVVEVQLGEERAKIVELKQQIQDLQDQLNDINKKSQQDKYSYGLELSEKESEIFNLKHRINEEIEQKDHLKMYYDNEITKLNNEINELEQRLKDNGENSRNIIERKMLEIQTLQEEKLSLLQSLDDESAKLENVIQSLKKELETERQLKANMKESYESHIMKLNEKMLNRNNELVELQNNVCSQSETIEGLYLDLRKENEKREELINKFDTDKKQLNEQVNDLSRDIIAKSNEIVNLKMILDQKTNLIEELYKELNNNKASLSTIIEDNNLLEQTKAKLLIEVNKRDTRLEEIYKDIENLKLVLTEEKDKLIFDLDERNATINTLKNQLESEINYKVGLQNELAQLQKSRIELSDTVKKMNNDLIELQKVIDDKDLIVEELNKQNAVFNAKINEAKVENEKLFEDLKKQTEDNSKKESCIKSLELQIENIQTTFKKQLLERDEALKKITNALDIEATEKEMALSNLNKLNILKVNLEKEISDETLNNSELQIKNDELAHVISENKTVIENLEQSLQAEKQTYRELESNFNLKISAMTAQIDESEKIKLDMILEHEQFAQNKDFVIQGLERDNELLKKQIEHLAEKILHIENEKKALNEKLSDELSHKMDIEETCKNQCVLLENVNDELKAKIDEITKLRSELKSAAINLEKTHADIESLNDKMLNGNHEAQVVVSQKDTLIANLKQNLLDITKLNEELEHTLESKNLMIELLKKEKESLQRSSQDYNNKYESKLKEKVEFIVNLEHQLKTKEIEINSIKTQLGQNEIQWQTEKLELTNSLQCKQIEITELKTKITELEQTLNDCEDRNNNLRNAFDELVDEQQEKTLKFEDEISTLREALQLEQYKCLEIDEHRNMLESQLTEEKAIKDALENEKKILSEEKCNISDEYKDLLNDKAILAQEVCEERSVRRIVEEEKNNLLLEKHALEEQLHNEVSIKISLLEEKACLGQQLIEERLVRELIEKEKEDVVADRMAVQQKLVQCETKITGLVKEIECLVQRKSALEHEIIIEKKCNTEVSAELASAIEEFECVKSKYNVVKTENKKLMSEVSELSQNNVELQDNVDTAREELTTLNCKYNEILSERNQLRSENEHLKLLEEETKNKFNVTKKALEQVDSELVKVGSENSMLLSELENLKSREEALIDKLNVANKELEEMKSNYNVLENENNKLISKVELLKSNEKELKNKLEEMELNYHELLSEKENLVSQINHLKTETAEITLANEMLGKENQFLISEKERVFESLTNEKHVLDQIENEKRNLEKNILEINEIHSLELKAKTEELNSLTKMMEQMKTKNDNQQEMNKKISNTLNKNIEYIFEELKENSPNSETLQKIQGFTEFENLMDDEKCNVLAKIVEYLINEVVLKSKIEKALENEKTTLSEIQEMCNQKEIKIFELETEVKTLQQTITEYKTEFSKKTETYTTSMSSKSKDVQTLLQENQTLHSDLDDVKQQLELKVHSLKEKLTDNENLTDKLKKSYECQIDNLNVMVTKLTNYLKDKVLELDMLRKEKDELQHAVEKSNEGIKSLEDNLKLAMQNQEKQINDFESERQVLRNMITVTESIMEDQKTGFNNTLSEYLKNIETLKLENKDIKQTFEQDTLLLQTKLKENDNIIQMLMKELTDVKNEKVDIEKNLSEVQVQLETITAELNAVSNELDLKKIEYEKLEACNRSVTEELERHKKDVDCLVKHNKELSNQHEILLMQLQEFEDLKRDLMEQNELNKHAELILKEKTDYIDAIEEKLSGLMHELAAKDAVILEKAAVVDCLNNENVKLIKAMEERNTYTAANQETSPEAIQDVHRDQVDNYSEITQSSLKSLNTINDLEKILRDKNRTITTLQSDVSYMKSLMAESETRLMDVTKELELSKESCQQLSHQLKKIVYQKNEEIAELKKQVNKLTVMENRASQIIKVSAKYQAIILRRIAEIKSNTVLKELTNFGNSNTCDNELRRNLNAGTITMEDLENFLETTERHLRRCSEKQIALQKERDRLSEVNRINESEIINLKKFLTEMSVTFQTFNSVKDLYAQKLTRVVSIQRTVRREILSLDGHINDSDMCKLERGYAAVMQDLAECALTMQRWVEKSVSRAVSPEKIKQAFASDNERASFASATFQNAGLEVQLEELENTFQKLLAEVAAGRDVAGRGASGRGVAGRGAAPESSALSEVRAEYEDKLNCMKAKMKQLYQEQIAIFKEKQREDISVLEQELEKARDKLAESSRAYEEHIRGLTAELWSVGEKFLVQRDEAEWLRRKQKSGSLMSLQHVHSSGLAPPREESSRASDAHSLRSLPVNNNANSKKGRGLHMSDEGEVFDNRWINELSATPRREPPPPPGVRLSELRWRNSLCPPHLKSSYPAETQFASALDEEDIKCVGANTTCGKQQRKEVGITAYKKPGPPTPSKQAGRLSATDSELRESLRVEADPQPSSRRTGTPSRFRFMFRSNKNDTNEGTPRRRLSNIFRMK; this is translated from the exons atgataccGAAGTGGAAATCTATTCTTATTCATTGG ATAAACTGTTATTTCAACAATGCCAATAAAGACGAAACCTCTATTAATTTAGAGTCTCTTATCAATATAATCGCTCATCTGCGTGAAAATTTTAGTTTGGACGAATCTAAATCTTCTCTACTAGAAGCGCACACCGTTGAGCAGTTTATTCTTGAAAAATATCCACATTTCAAATTTGAAAATGGAACTGTTGAGCCGGCTAGCGAGAGCGATTTTTACTTAGCCGCGTCATTGTTATTGTTCTTTGTTTGTGTGAATTCAAAACAAATtgatataaaaaatgttatgtgtAATAAATTGAGTGCTGACGACCAAGAGGTGATACtgaaatttagtaaaaaccTAATGGAGTCTTCTCCTGTTTTGTACCAGGACTTACAGGCAGCAATTACAG ATGCATGTGGTCAACAAATAATACCATCCACTGGTGTACCTCATTCCATTATGACTGAGACTCCTCCAGCTCTGAGGTCATTGCACAGTGAAGTACGCCGTCTGCAGGTAGCACTTGATGCTGAGAGGTTCGACCGTAATTACTTGCAAGATGAATTGGCCAGGACTAATTCTAAATTAGAAAAGTTGG CTAAAGACAAGGAACAATATAAACTTGAAATCATGGATTTGAAAGCTCAGATATCACTGTGTTGTGGACAAGAGGAAAATGCTAAAAGCTCAGAAACTAAAGCTGATCTTTCCACTAAACTTGCTAAAGACCTACAGGAGATGGAAGAGAGACTAGTCCAGATCAAAGGAGAGTTAGATGATGTTGTCTATGAAAGAGATTCATTTAGAGCCAAG ATTGAAGAACTCAAAAAGGATCGTGATAAATGGTTTGGTCTCAGTCAACAAGAGTCTACTCGAGTGAGCCAGTTATCTGAACAACTTGAAATTGAGAAACAGCATGTAGCTACATTAAAAGAACTGGTTACTGAATTCCGTCAACATAATAGATTGAATCATTTTGACTCAAGTTTATTGGAATGTGATGACCCTGATGCTAGTATGCAGATTTTACAACATAATTCTT CTATATCCAGTGAAGTATGCGCGAATGTAGTTGAAGTCCAGTTAGGAGAAGAAAGAGCAAAGATTGTCGAATTAAAACAACAGATACAGGATTTACAG GACCAACTAAatgacattaataaaaaatctcaaCAAGACAAATATTCTTATGGATTAGAATTGTCTGAGAAAGAATCCgaaatatttaatctaaaacATCGTATCAATGAGGAAATTGAGCAGAAAGACCATCTCAAAATGTACTATGACAATGAAATTACTAAATTAAACAATGAGATCAATGAATTGGAACAGCGTCTCAAAGATAATGGTGAGAATTCCAGGAATATTATTGAAAGGAAAATGCTTGAGATTCAGACATTGCAAGAAGAAAAACTGTCCTTACTACAAAGCTTAGATGACGAAAGTGCTAAACTTGAAAATGTGATACAAAGCTTAAAGAAAGAGCTTGAAACAGAGAGGCAGTTAAAAGCTAATATGAAAGAAAGTTACGAAAGCCATATTATGAAACTTAATGAAAAAATGTTGAATAGGAATAATGAGCTAGTTGAGttacaaaataatgtatgtTCACAAAGTGAAACTATAGAAGGTTTATACCTAGATTTgagaaaagaaaatgaaaaaagagaagaattaataaataaatttgatacaGACAAAAAACAACTCAATGAACAAGTCAATGATTTAAGCAGAGATATAATTGCCAAATCCAATGAAATTGTAAACTTGAAAATGATTTTAGATCAAAAAACAAATCTTATCGAGGAGTTATATAAAGAactgaataataataaagcttcaTTGTCGACAATCATAGAGGACAATAATCTTTTGGAACAAACTAAAGCTAAACTATTGATTGAAGTAAATAAACGTGATACAAGACTAGAGGAGATCTATAAAGACATTGAAAACCTCAAATTGGTTTTAACTGAAGAGAAAGATAAACTTATTTTCGATTTGGATGAAAGAAATGCAACCATAAACACCTTAAAAAATCAGCTGGAAAGTGAGATTAATTACAAAGTAGGCTTACAAAATGAATTGGCACAACTTCAAAAAAGTAGAATTGAATTATCAGACACTGTTAAGAAAATGAACAATGACTTAATAGAATTACAAAAAGTAATTGATGACAAAGATCTTATTGTTGAAGaacttaataaacaaaatgctgTTTTTAATGCTAAAATAAATGAAGCGAAAGTAGAAAATGAAAAACTttttgaagatttaaaaaaacaaactgagGACAATTCTAAAAAGGAAAGTTGTATTAAGTCATTAGaacttcaaattgaaaatatacaGACAACTTTTAAAAAACAGCTGCTGGAAAGAGATGAAGCTTTAAAGAAAATTACAAATGCTTTAGATATAGAAGCCACTGAAAAAGAAATGGCCCTGAGTAATCTAAATAAgctaaatatattaaaagttaACTTAGAAAAAGAAATATCGGACGAGACACTTAATAATTCGGAActtcaaattaaaaatgatgAATTAGCTCATGTTATATCAGAAAATAAAAcag taataGAAAACTTAGAACAAAGTTTACAAGCAGAAAAGCAGACATATAGAGAGCttgaaagtaattttaatttaaagatatCTGCTATGACTGCTCAAATTGATGAATCTGAGAAAATTAAACTAGATATGATATTGGAACATGAACAGTTTGCCCAAAATAAAGATTTTGTTATACAAGGACTTGAAAGGGATAATGAACTCCTTAAAAAGCAAATAGAACACTTAgcagaaaaaatattacacattgaaaatgaaaagaaaGCATTAAATGAAAAGTTAAGTGATGAACTTTCACATAAGATGGATATTGAAGAGACCTGTAAAAATCAATGTGTTTTATTGGAAAATGTTAATGATGAATTAAAAGCTAAAATTGATGAAATAACTAAGTTGAGATCTGAATTAAAGTCTGCTGCAATAAATCTTGAGAAAACACATGCTG ACATTGAaagtttaaatgataaaatgctTAACGGTAATCACGAGGCGCAAGTTGTTGTATCTCAAAAAGATACATTAATagcaaacttaaaacaaaacttattagatattacaaaattaaatgaagaatTAGAACACACACTAGAAAGTAAAAACTTAATGATTGAATTGTtgaaaaaggaaaaagaaagcTTACAGCGTTCTTCacaagattataataataaatatgaatcaAAACTGAAAGAAAAAGTTGAATTCATTGTTAACTTAGAACATCAATTGAAGACCaaagaaattgaaattaattccaTAAAAACCCAACTAGGACAAAATGAAATACAATGGCAAACAGAAAAGCTTGAACTGACGAACTCTCTGCAATGTAAACAAATAGAAATAACTGAATTAAAAACGAAGATTACTGAACTTGAACAAACACTTAATGATTGCGAAGACAGGAATAATAACCTAAGAAACGCTTTTGATGAACTAGTTGATGAACAACAAGAAAAAACTCTTAAGTTTGAAGATGAAATTTCTACCCTAAGAGAAGCACTTCAGTTAGAACAATACAAATGCTTAGAAATAGATGAACACAGAAATATGTTGGAATCTCAATTAACTGAAGAAAAGGCGATAAAGGATGCTTtggaaaatgaaaagaaaattctTTCAGAAGAGAAATGTAATATATCTGATGAATATAAAGATTTGCTTAATGACAAAGCTATACTTGCGCAGGAAGTATGTGAAGAAAGATCAGTTCGTAGAATAGTGGAAGAAGAAAAGAATAATTTACTTTTAGAAAAACATGCTCTTGAAGAGCAGCTACACAATGAAGTATCCATTAAAATCAGTCTTCTAGAAGAAAAAGCATGCCTAGGTCAGCAACTCATAGAGGAACGGCTAGTTAGAGAActtattgaaaaagaaaaagaagatgtgGTTGCAGATAGAATGGCAGTACAGCAAAAGCTTGTACAGTGTGAGACGAAAATAACTGGGCTTGTTAAAGAAATTGAATGTTTGGTTCAAAGGAAATCTGCCCTGGAACAcgaaataattattgaaaagaAGTGTAATACAGAAGTAAGTGCAGAATTAGCTTCGGCTATAGAAGAATTTGAATgtgttaaatcaaaatacaatgtCGTAAAAACCGAGAACAAGAAGTTAATGTCTGAAGTTTCTGAATTGAGTCAAAACAATGTAGAATTACAAGACAACGTAGATACCGCTCGAGAAGAATTAACAACTTTGAATtgtaaatataatgaaattctTTCAGAAAGAAATCAGTTACGTTCTGAAAATGAGCACTTGAAATtgttagaagaagaaacaaaaaataaattcaatgtaACTAAGAAAGCACTTGAACAGGTAGACTCAGAATTAGTTAAAGTGGGATCTGAGAATTCCATGCTACTTTCTGAACTGGAAAACTTGAAATCTAGGGAAGAAGCATTAATTGACAAATTAAATGTAGCAAATAAAGAATTAGAAGAAATGAAATCTAACTATAATGTATTGGAAAATGAGAACAATAAGCTTATTTCTAAAGTAGAGCTGCTAAAATCTAATGAAAaagaacttaaaaataaattagaagaaATGGAATTAAACTATCATGAATTACTTTCTGAAAAAGAAAACTTAGTTTCACAAATTAATCATCTCAAAACAGAAACAGCAGAGATTACACTAGCAAATGAAATGCTAGGCAAAGAAAACCAGTTCTTGATATCAGAAAAAGAACGAGTATTTGAATCGCTAACAAACGAAAAACATGTTTTGGatcaaattgaaaatgaaaagagaaatttagaaaaaaatattttagaaatcaATGAAATTCATAGTCTTGAATTAAAAGCGAAGACTGAAGAACTTAACAGCTTAACAAAAATGATGGAACagatgaaaacaaaaaatgacA ATCAACaagaaatgaacaaaaaaatatccaatacTTTGAATAAGAATATTGAGTATATTTTTgaagaattaaaagaaaacagtCCAAACAGTGAAACCCTACAAAAAATTCAAGGTTTCACTGAGTTTGAAAATTTAATGGACGATGAGAAATGTAATGTGCTAGCAAAAATAGTTGAATATCTTATTAATGAAGTGGTACTAAAGAGTAAGATAGAAAAAGCACTAGAAAATGAAAAAACCACATTAAGCGAGATCCAAGAAATGTGTAACCAGaaggaaattaaaatatttgaattagaaactgaagtaaaaactttacaACAAACTATAACTGAATATAAGACTG aaTTTTCTAAAAAAACCGAAACATACACAACAtctatgagttctaaatctaaGGACGTACAAACTTTGTTACAAGAAAATCAAACGCTTCACAGTGACTTGGATGATGTCAAACAACAATTGGAATTAAAAGTGCATTCATTGAAGGAGAAATTAACAGATAATGAGAATCTAACCGACAAGCTCAAAAAGAGTTATGAATGTCAGATAGATAACTTGAATGTTATGGTGACTAAACTGACTAATTATTTGAAAGACAAAGTATTGGAATTGGATATGTTACGGAAGGAGAAAGATGAGTTGCAGCATGCAGTTGAAAAAAGCAATGAAG GTATAAAATCTCTAGAAGATAATCTAAAACTAGCAATGCAGAATCAAGAGAAACAAATTAACGATTTCGAATCTGAACGTCAAGTTCTGAGAAACATGATAACTGTGACCGAATCCATAATGGAGGATCAGAAGACTGGTTTTAATAATACACTCTCTGAATATTTGAAAAACattgaaactttaaaattagaaaacaaaGACATTAAACAAACTTTCGAACAGGATACTTTGttattacaaacaaaattaaaggaAAATGACAATATAATCCAAATGCTAATGAAAGAATTGACTGACGTCAAAAACGAAAAGGTTGATATTGAAAAGAATTTGAGTGAAGTACAGGTACAGTTAGAGACTATAACAGCGGAACTGAATGCAGTCAGTAACGAACTGGATTTGAAGAAAATTGAATATGAAAAACTTGAGGCGTGTAACAGATCCGTGACAGAAGAACTTGAGAGACATAAAAAGG ATGTAGATTGTTTAGTAAAACATAACAAGGAACTGTCAAATCAACATGAAATATTACTAATGCAATTACAAGAGTTTGAAGACTTGAAGAGAGATTTGATGGAacaaaatgaacttaataaaCATGCAGAATTGATACTCAAAGAGAAAACTGATTATATAGATGCAATTGAAGAAAAATTAAGTGGACTCATGCATGAGCTTGCAGCTAAAGACGCCGTCATATTAGAAAAGGCAGCTGTGGTAGATTGTCTCAATAAtgaaaatgttaaattaatcAAAGCTATGGAAGAAAGGAATACTT ATACTGCAGCAAACCAAGAGACGAGTCCAGAAGCAATTCAAGACGTTCACAGAGATCAGGTAGATAACTACTCCGAAATTACTCAGTCGTCACTGAAGAGTCTAAATACTATTAatgatttggaaaaaatattacgCGATAAGAACCGTACAATAACAACATTACAAAGTGATGTAAGTTACATGAAGTCATTGATGGCCGAGTCCGAAACAAGACTTATGGACGTCACCAAAGAACTCGAACTCAGCAAGGAGAGCTGTCAGCAACTGTCGCATCAGTTGAAGAAAATAGTGTATCAGAAAAACGAAGAAATCGCCGAACTCAAGAAGCAAGTTAACAAATTGACCGTTATGGAAAACAGGGCCAGTCAGATTATTAAAGTGTCCGCGAAGTACCAGGCGATTATACTGAGGCGCATAGCCGAAATCAAATCTAATACAGTCTTGAAGGAACTCACGAATTTCGGAAACTCGAATACTTGCGACAACGAACTACGGCGCAACTTGAACGCTGGCACCATCACCATGGAAGATTTGGAAAACTTTTTGGAGACCACAGAGAGACATCTGCGACGATGCTCTGAGAAACAGATCGCACTGCAGAAGGAACGAGACAGACTGAGCGAAGTGAACAGAATCAACGAGTCAGAAATCATCAACCTGAAGAAGTTCTTGACGGAAATGTCGGTCACGTTCCAAACATTCAATTCTGTGAAGGACTTGTACGCGCAGAAGTTGACTCGAGTCGTTTCGATTCAGAGGACGGTCAGACGAGAAATATTAAGCCTTGATGGGCACATCAATGATTCGGACATGTGTAAATTAGAAAGAGGATACGCGGCCGTAATGCAAGACCTGGCTGAGTGCGCTTTGACCATGCAGAGGTGGGTCGAGAAGTCCGTCTCGCGAGCCGTATCGCCTGAGAAAATTAAACAGGCGTTTGCGAGCGACAACGAGCGCGCCTCCTTCGCGTCGGCGACGTTTCAGAACGCCGGTCTCGAAGTACAACTTGAGGAGTTGGAGAATACGTTCCAGAAGCTTCTAGCAGAGGTCGCGGCGGGGCGTGACGTGGCGGGGCGGGGCGCGTCGGGACGGGGCGtggcggggcggggcgcggcgccggAGTCGAGCGCGCTGTCGGAGGTGCGCGCCGAGTACGAGGACAAACTCAACTGCATGAAAGCCAAAATG AAACAACTGTACCAAGAGCAAATAGCCATTTTTAAGGAGAAACAACGGGAAGACATTTCTGTCCTCGAACAAGAACTAGAAAAAGCTCGAGATAAATTAGCTGAGTCGAGTAGAGCTTACGAGGAGCACATCAGGGGGTTGACCGCCGAGCTTTGGAGCGTCGGGGAGAAGTTCCTCGTACAGAGGGACGAGGCGGAGTGGTTGAGACGCAAGCAGAAGTCCGGCTCGCTCATGTCCCTACAACACGTTCATTCA TCTGGTCTTGCCCCACCTCGAGAGGAGTCGTCTCGTGCTTCCGACGCACACTCGCTCCGTTCGTTACCTGTCAATAACAATGCTAATTCAAAGAAAG GTCGCGGCCTCCACATGTCCGACGAAGGCGAAGTGTTTGACAACCGCTGGATCAACGAGTTGTCGGCGACGCCGCGCCGcgagccgccgccgccgcccggcGTCCGCCTGTCCGAGCTCCGCTGGAGAAATTCCCTCTGTCCTCCTCACCTGAAGAGTTCGTATCCCGCTGAAACACAATTCGCTTCAGCCTTGGACGAGGAAGATATAAAG TGCGTTGGAGCCAACACGACCTGTGGAAAACAGCAAAGGAAAGAAGTCGGTATAACAGCTTACAAGAAACCCGGACCTCCCACACCGAGCAAACAAGCTGGGAGACTTTCCGCTACC GACTCTGAGCTCCGCGAGTCGCTCCGCGTGGAAGCCGACCCCCAGCCCTCGTCTCGTCGGACGGGCACCCCTTCGAGGTTCCGTTTCATGTTCCGTTCAAACAAAAACGACACAAACGAA GGAACACCTCGCAGAagattaagtaatatttttagaatgaaataa